The following are encoded together in the Bactrocera neohumeralis isolate Rockhampton chromosome 6, APGP_CSIRO_Bneo_wtdbg2-racon-allhic-juicebox.fasta_v2, whole genome shotgun sequence genome:
- the LOC126762452 gene encoding zinc finger MIZ domain-containing protein 2 isoform X4 yields MANEAAKIPTEAPVSPPEVSEPLDAVHAGHNLTEILSEPVPFTEECDGTHCSHMRPWSSELNIPLNQAVANAQPQYKQINSEHSFRMNPMNQMQNMSMGGGPQMTPQQQQQAMSGLGPMAKMQGMANGGYARRSTPYPSAQMHAAQKRASYTSMGNPSMQNVPPQMSMQHYGQQMHPQAGSGVPVPMQAGAYARGGPMGGYARANAMGPVGMGPGGMGPGGMGPGGMGPGGMGPGGMGPGGMGPGGMCPSVMGPGGMGPGGVSAMQRGMPQGPGGYSAAMAHQQNQYYPGVNGAGGPGMGPAGPGALTNTGSMYQNQGFQQNYQHSPVPGNPTPPLTPACSVPYISPNPDIKPIMDNCEEMRLTFPVRDGIILPPFRLLHNLSVSNHVFHLKQNVYNTLMCRSDLELQLKCFHQDDRQMNTNWPHTVTVSANATPLTIERSEKTGQALRPLYLKAVCQPGRNTLQLTASSCCCSHLFVLQLVHRPSVRHVLQSLHKRNCLPVDHCVAKIKRNFMVCSTTNGPLEPGAGNMEATKCTKISLKCPIMKSRIRMPARGHECKHIQCFDLEAYLLMNCERGAWRCPECNKPALTESLEIDQYVWAILDKLNGTDVDEVIVDSSGNWRAAQGIHQGSPLTAMSAQMPSPMAGQMVGQVPGGQMPGQMGGQAPNQMGGQMPGQMGAQMPGQMPSQMPGQMGQMVGSQMPGQMPNQMPGQMGAQMVGQMAGQLSGPNVPTIKQENTFDDQSKVMSPWDNSQAMSPYMQHDMNAGTPNVPGAGQIRSPFDMYGGGDVGVADQHAGDTANSLDQLNAMEKSLTDQMPHTPHTPMHPMTPGGPPSVSSAHNEPSTPNANISNSSPQTPGTPGQPGGPASNRANESHQQQQHSQQSVQQSQQEQIINSLINSQPNGLSNLNETDLNAELNMDNNDGSGDLNLLPDVDPMEILSYLDPQPDLNTPPSSGSSNNNNNDDILSTLFD; encoded by the exons ATGGCCAATGAGGCCGCTAAAATACCAACCGAGGCGCCTGTAAGCCCTCCGGAGGTTTCAGAACCGTTAGATGCTGTGCATGCTGGTCATAATCTGACGGAGATTCTAAGTGAGCCCGTTCCCTTTACTGAAGAATGTGATGGTACACATTGTAGTCACATGCGGCCCTGGTCCTCCGAACTTAACATTCCACTAAATCAGGCCGTTGCTAATGCTCAACCGCagtacaaacaaataaacagtgAACATAGCTTCCGT ATGAACCCAATGAATCAGATGCAGAACATGAGTATGGGTGGCGGTCCACAGATGAcgccacagcagcagcagcaggccATGAGCGGCCTTGGTCCTATGGCCAAAATGCAAGGCATGGCGAACGGTGGTTATGCGCGACGCAGCACACCATATCCCAGCGCACAAATGCATGCGGCGCAGAAGCGAGCCAGCTACACATCCATGGGTAATCCGTCGATGCAAAATGTTCCTCCGCAAATGAGCATGCAACACTATGGCCAACAGATGCATCCGCAAGCGGGTAGCGGCGTGCCAGTACCTATGCAAGCGGGCGCCTATGCCCGTGGCGGTCCAATGGGTGGCTATGCTCGAGCTAATGCAATGGGTCCAGTCGGTATGGGCCCCGGTGGCATGGGTCCGGGTGGGATGGGTCCAGGTGGTATGGGTCCTGGTGGCATGGGTCCAGGTGGCATGGGTCCCGGTGGCATGGGTCCTGGTGGAATGTGCCCAAGTGTTATGGGTCCAGGCGGTATGGGTCCTGGCGGTGTGAGCGCAATGCAACGTGGCATGCCACAAGGCCCAGGCGGTTATAGTGCCGCTATGGCGCATCAACAGAATCAATACTATCCAGGCGTAAATGGTGCTGGTGGTCCTGGCATGGGTCCGGCTGGTCCGGGCGCCCTAACGAATACCGGTTCCATGTACCAGAATCAAGG TTTCCAGCAAAATTACCAACACAGCCCAGTTCCTGGTAATCCGACGCCGCCATTAACACCTGCCTGCAGcgttccatacatcagtccgaATCCAGACATCAAACCAATTATGGACAACT GCGAAGAGATGCGACTGACATTCCCCGTCCGTGATGGCATCATACTTCCACCGTTCCGCTTGCTGCACAATCTCTCCGTCAGCAATCACGTATTTCACTTGAAGCAGAATGTCTACAATACGCTCATGTGTCG CTCCGATCTTGAGCTGCAGTTGAAATGCTTCCACCAAGATGACCGACAGATGAACACAAATTGGCCGCACACGGTAACAGTATCTGCCAATGCTACGCCCCTCACCATTGAACGCTCCGAGAAGACGGGTCAAGCATTGCGGCCGCTATATCTCAAGGCGGTATGTCAACCCGGACGCAATACTCTGCAATTAACCGCTAGTTCCTGCTGTTGT TCCCACTTGTTCGTGCTGCAGCTAGTCCATCGACCCTCTGTGCGGCATGTACTCCAAAGTCTGCACAAACGCAACTGCTTACCCGTAGATCATTGTGTGGCCAAAATCAAACGCAACTTCATGGTCTGCTCAACGACCAACGGCCCACTAGAACCCGGCGCTGGCAACATGGAAGCGACCAAATGCACCAAGATCTCATTGAAATGTCCGATCATGAAGTCTCGAATACGCATGCCTGCGCGAGGACACGAGTGCAAGCATATCCAGTGTTTCGATCTGGAGGCATATCTGCTTATGAATTGCGAACGTGGCGCCTGGCGGTGTCCAGAATGCAA TAAACCTGCGCTAACCGAAAGCTTAGAGATCGATCAGTAtgtctgggccattttggataAACTGAATGGCACGGATGTGGACGAGGTCATTGTCGATTCGAGTGGTAATTGGCGTGCGGCGCAAGGTATTCATCAAGGCTCTCCACTCACTGCGATGTCGGCGCAAATGCCCAGCCCAATGGCAGGACAGATGGTTGGTCAAGTGCCCGGCGGACAAATGCCAGGACAAATGGGCGGCCAGGCACCTAACCAAATGGGTGGACAGATGCCAGGGCAAATGGGCGCACAGATGCCCGGTCAAATGCCAAGTCAGATGCCAGGACAAATGGGTCAGATGGTGGGAAGCCAAATGCCCGGTCAAATGCCTAATCAAATGCCCGGACAAATGGGTGCTCAGATGGTAGGCCAGATGGCCGGTCAGCTGAGTGGCCCCAATGTACCCACCATTAAACAGGAAAACACATTTGACGATCAATCAAAAGTTATGTCACCATGGGACAACTCGCAGGCGATGAGTCCTTACATGCAACACGACATGAATGCGGGCACGCCCAATGTACCCGGCGCTGGTCAAAT ACGCAGTCCTTTTGATATGTATGGCGGTGGTGACGTTGGCGTCGCCGATCAGCATGCAGGTGACACAGCCAATTCTCTGGACCAGCTTAACGCCATGGAGAAAAGCTTAACAGATCAA ATGCCTCACACGCCGCACACACCAATGCACCCGATGACGCCCGGCGGTCCACCAAGTGTCAGCTCGGCGCATAACGAGCCATCGACACCCAATGCGAATATTTCAAACTCCTCACCACAAACACCTGGCACACCCGGCCAACCCGGCGGCCCTGCATCCAATCGTGCGAATGAAtcacaccaacagcaacaacattcaCAACAGTCAGTCCAGCAATCGCAGCAAGAGCAAATAATAAATTCGCTAATCAACTCACAGCCGAACGGCTTGTCGAATCTCAACGAAACGGATTTGAATGCGGAATTGAATATGGACAACAATGACGGTTCCGGAGACTTGAAT TTGCTGCCGGATGTTGATCCCATGGAAATTCTGTCGTACTTGGATCCACAACCCGATCTGAATACGCCACCATCGAGCGGttcgagcaacaacaacaacaatgacgacATACTTTCGACGTTATTCGATTGA